One Sphingobacteruim zhuxiongii DNA window includes the following coding sequences:
- a CDS encoding electron transfer flavoprotein subunit beta/FixA family protein, giving the protein MKILVCISNVPDTTSKITFTNDNTLFNNTGVQYIINPYDEIALSKAVELAEGGKGTVTVINVGDASTEPTIRKALAIGADDAVRVNAQPRDAWFVANQIANYAKSQGFDLILTGRESIDYNGAQVAALLGELLDLPSISIAKKVDIQGTEATIDREIEGGKEVLSVSLPVVIGTAEGVAEPKIPNMRGIMGARSKPLQVVEPIEVSELATIARYESPAPRGTVKLVDDVDQLVQLLHGEAKVI; this is encoded by the coding sequence ATGAAGATATTAGTATGTATTAGTAATGTCCCAGATACGACATCGAAAATAACGTTTACCAATGATAACACCTTATTCAACAATACTGGTGTACAGTATATTATTAATCCCTATGACGAAATTGCGCTTTCCAAAGCTGTAGAGCTTGCAGAAGGTGGTAAAGGTACCGTAACGGTTATTAACGTTGGTGACGCGTCAACCGAGCCTACAATTCGTAAGGCTTTAGCAATTGGCGCAGATGACGCTGTACGTGTAAATGCACAGCCACGCGATGCTTGGTTCGTTGCCAATCAAATTGCCAACTATGCAAAAAGTCAAGGTTTTGATTTAATCCTAACAGGACGTGAATCAATAGATTATAACGGAGCTCAAGTTGCAGCGCTATTGGGTGAGCTATTAGATCTTCCTTCCATTTCAATTGCAAAGAAGGTTGATATTCAAGGCACTGAAGCCACAATTGATCGTGAAATCGAAGGTGGTAAAGAAGTACTTAGCGTCTCACTTCCAGTAGTAATCGGTACTGCTGAAGGCGTTGCTGAACCAAAGATCCCAAATATGCGTGGCATTATGGGCGCTCGAAGCAAACCTTTACAAGTTGTGGAGCCTATTGAGGTGAGTGAATTAGCAACGATTGCTCGTTATGAAAGTCCTGCTCCTCGTGGTACTGTAAAATTGGTTGATGATGTTGACCAATTAGTTCAATTACTTCATGGAGAAGCGAAAGTTATCTAA
- a CDS encoding tetratricopeptide repeat protein has product MEGRLTQLKAFLEESPNDPFLKYALTMEYVKLGNDEQALAGFEDLILVHEDYVGTYYHFGKFLEGKNQQDRAISIYEKGMQIAQQKRNFHALGELRNAHMAANGLLDEDE; this is encoded by the coding sequence ATGGAAGGAAGATTAACACAGCTCAAAGCATTTTTAGAAGAAAGTCCCAACGACCCGTTTTTAAAGTATGCGCTGACAATGGAATATGTTAAGCTAGGTAACGATGAGCAAGCACTCGCTGGATTTGAAGATCTAATCCTAGTTCATGAAGACTATGTAGGAACCTACTATCATTTTGGAAAATTTTTAGAAGGAAAAAATCAACAGGATCGAGCAATCAGTATTTATGAAAAGGGGATGCAAATAGCGCAACAGAAGCGAAATTTCCATGCTTTAGGTGAACTTCGCAATGCGCATATGGCCGCAAATGGTCTGCTCGACGAAGACGAATAA
- a CDS encoding electron transfer flavoprotein subunit alpha/FixB family protein has translation MAILVYIENTDGVLKKSAFEVASYAKAIADQKGDTVVALSIGNVADTELEKLGKYGVSKVLNASQDNLKNFVNKAYASIIAAAAKQEQASVVVLSNSFSGKGLAPRIAAKLDAGLADGAISLPTWNGDNIEVKKTAFSNKAFATEVISSSTKVISLSPNAFELKEAATTANITPFTPEVNANDFAVMVKDIIRATDKVSLPEAEIVVSAGRGLKGPENWGMIEELANVLGAATACSKPVSDAGWRPHSEHVGQTGIVVSPNLYIAIGISGAIQHLAGVSSSKTIVVINKDPEAPFFKVADYGIVGDAFEIVPKLTEAIKNLKHN, from the coding sequence ATGGCAATTTTAGTATATATAGAAAATACAGATGGCGTTTTAAAGAAATCAGCTTTTGAAGTTGCATCTTATGCAAAAGCAATTGCTGATCAGAAAGGCGATACCGTTGTTGCGCTTTCCATTGGAAATGTAGCAGATACTGAATTAGAGAAATTAGGTAAATACGGTGTTTCCAAAGTATTGAATGCAAGTCAAGATAACTTAAAAAACTTCGTCAATAAAGCTTACGCTTCCATTATTGCTGCTGCTGCAAAACAAGAGCAAGCGTCAGTGGTCGTTCTTTCAAATTCATTTAGTGGAAAAGGGTTGGCTCCTCGTATAGCGGCAAAGCTAGATGCAGGATTAGCGGACGGAGCAATTAGCCTTCCAACATGGAATGGTGATAATATTGAAGTAAAAAAGACAGCTTTTTCAAACAAAGCTTTTGCTACAGAGGTAATTTCTTCTTCGACGAAGGTAATTTCTCTTAGTCCAAATGCTTTCGAATTAAAAGAAGCAGCAACAACTGCGAATATTACCCCATTCACTCCAGAAGTTAATGCAAATGACTTCGCTGTGATGGTAAAAGATATTATTCGCGCGACAGATAAAGTTTCTCTTCCTGAAGCAGAAATTGTTGTCTCAGCAGGACGCGGCCTGAAAGGTCCAGAAAACTGGGGTATGATTGAAGAATTAGCAAATGTACTCGGTGCAGCAACAGCATGTTCTAAACCGGTTTCAGACGCAGGATGGCGTCCACATTCGGAGCACGTCGGACAAACAGGGATCGTGGTGAGTCCAAATCTTTACATTGCAATCGGCATTTCAGGTGCTATTCAACATCTAGCCGGCGTAAGTTCTTCGAAAACAATAGTCGTTATTAACAAAGATCCAGAAGCTCCTTTCTTCAAAGTAGCTGATTATGGTATTGTAGGCGACGCGTTTGAG